Proteins encoded together in one Vitis vinifera cultivar Pinot Noir 40024 chromosome 4, ASM3070453v1 window:
- the LOC100241650 gene encoding two-component response regulator 24 produces MRGKGSSSSKISTLIVDDDPLTRRIHKVLLTKVGLETQAVENGKEAVDLYRSGASFDLILMDLEMPIMDGPKATKELRAMGVQSMIVGVTARDLEVEKQMFMASGLDDCYVKPLTTDTVTALVEKLNKDN; encoded by the exons atgagaggaaaaggTTCCTCTAGCTCAAAAATTTCTACTCTCATTGTTGATGATGACCCTCTAACTCGAAGAATCCACAAAGTGCTTCTAACTAAAGTTGGACTAGAAACTCAGGCTGTCGAAAATGGTAAAGAGGCTGTTGATCTTTACCGCTCAGGGGCGTCTTTTGATCTTATTCTCATGGATTTAGAAATGCCAATCATGGATGGACCTAAG GCAACAAAAGAGCTACGAGCTATGGGAGTCCAAAGCATGATCGTAGGAGTTACAGCGCGAGATCTTGAGGTAGAGAAGCAGATGTTCATGGCATCAGGCCTTGATGATTGCTATGTGAAGCCATTGACAACAGATACGGTTACCGCTCTTGTGGAAAAGCTCAATAAAGACAATTGA
- the LOC100263926 gene encoding U11/U12 small nuclear ribonucleoprotein 48 kDa protein: MNPPPPSLRHHSFTFLPQNPNTNMLNTVTPNPDLTSTLSALKALIHQSEAAVTSPHNLLHHCSAALSPCPFDPRHRMPPEFLFRHHLRCPSSHFPPLDPSILQSLRYPRTLQSQSPNSFLQPLRDSNSELCFSLDQFGDFGSNFFYRDCPGVVELDRLHRTLTLPGLLSVECANFVGVGDDGRIGGASRECVRLLPSELWEFRREIGLWNDFPSSYSYAVLRVVLCAEMVKEGDFLKWVIANSPWYGVVIDVAMRDHIFVLFRLVLKAIVREAISWDVKGKGLEMNSKTMSLECPNLVQAMMWLASQISVLYGEANGKFFAINMLKQCLFNVASGLVLFALEENVSVSPASKQVSGNVDADVNNIRNAKLEPPQMGTEYDERAIFVSQVAAAVAALHERSLLEQKIKSLRLSQPIPRYQLMAEHACLTARADEERKNNPNYKPILEHDGLLWQRSRNQESSKTRTREELLAEERDYKRRRMSYRGKKLKQTTTEVMRDIIEEYMEEIKQAGGIGCSVKGAEEGNVPPSKLLSSHDSSTDTYELEKIMHTSSESRGGSQDLRKELPSDYKVRSTRSDDSYSDDHEQHRRVSHGYDGNLEYHKKSFSRDKHDREYNPRSSERNRSDGRSHEQTRHRSKRGDAEVTRVKQHELSSSMPKYRDNRAFSSVSKRVNDSTMERDDRRSEAKDRWQRKSYGNNLSESMVQNSFDDRYDPSSFDDILENDISS; this comes from the exons ATGAACCCTCCACCTCCATCTCTCAGGCACCATTCATTCACTTTCCTCCCCCAAAACCCTAATACTAACATGTTGAACACGGTAACTCCAAACCCTGATCTCACCAGCACCCTCTCTGCCCTCAAAGCCCTAATCCACCAATCCGAAGCCGCCGTAACCTCCCCCCACAACCTCCTCCACCATTGCTCAGCCGCTCTCAGCCCGTGCCCCTTCGACCCACGCCACCGCATGCCGCCGGAGTTCCTCTTCCGGCACCACCTCCGATGCCCTTCATCACATTTTCCTCCTCTCGACCCCTCCATTCTCCAATCCCTTCGCTACCCCAGAACCCTCCAATCCCAAAGCCCAAATTCCTTTCTGCAACCCCTTCGTGACTCCAATTCCGAACTCTGCTTCTCCCTGGACCAGTTCGGGGATTTCGGATCGAATTTCTTCTACCGGGATTGCCCTGGAGTGGTGGAGCTCGATCGCCTTCATAGGACTTTGACTCTTCCTGGATTATTATCAGTTGAATGTGCAAATTTTGTTGGTGTTGGCGATGATGGAAGAATTGGAGGGGCTTCTAGGGAGTGTGTTAGGCTTCTTCCATCAGAGCTGTGGGAATTTAGAAGGGAAATTGGGCTGTGGAATGATTTCCCGAGTTCGTATTCCTACGCTGTTCTTCGGGTGGTTTTGTGTGCGGAAATGGTCAAAGAGGGTGATTTCTTGAAGTGGGTGATCGCAAATTCGCCTTGGTATGGTGTTGTGATTGATGTGGCTATGAGGGACCATATATTTGTGCTGTTTAGGCTTGTTTTGAAAGCAATTGTAAGGGAAGCGATTTCTTGGGATGTGAAGGGGAAAGGTTTGGAGATGAATTCAAAAACTATGAGTTTAGAGTGTCCCAATTTGGTTCAAGCAATGATGTGGTTAGCTTCTCAAATCTCTGTTTTGTATGGTGAAGCGAATGGGAAGTTCTTTGCTATAAACATGCTTAAGCAATGCCTATTCAATGTGGCATCAGGGTTGGTGTTGTTTGCATTGGAGGAAAATGTGAGTGTATCCCCTGCTTCAAAACAAGTTTCTGGGAATGTCGATGCCGATGTCAATAATATCAGGAATGCTAAACTTGAGCCACCTCAAATGGGCACAGAGTATGATGAAAGGGCAATTTTCGTGTCCCAAGTAGCAGCGGCAGTTGCAGCATTGCATGAAAGGTCCTTACTGGAACAAAAGATCAAGAGTTTGCGACTTTCTCAGCCAATTCCAAGATATCAGCT GATGGCTGAGCATGCTTGTTTGACAGCAAGAGCTGATGAAGAACGTAAAAACAATCCCAACTATAAACCTATACTCGAACATGATGGGCTTCTTTGGCAGCGATCACGTAACCAG GAATCGAGTAAGACTAGGACAAGAGAAGAGCTATTGGCTGAAGAAAGGGATTACAAACGCCGAAGAATGTCATATCGTGGCAAGAAGTTGAAGCAAACAACAACAGAG GTGATGAGGGATATAATAGAAGAATACATGGAGGAAATCAAGCAGGCTGGAGGGATTGGATGCTCTGTGAAAGGAGCTGAAGAGGGAAATGTACCTCCATCCAAACTACTTTCTTCTCATGATTCATCAACAGACACTTATGAGCTGGAAAAAATTATGCACACTTCATCTGAATCAAGAGGAGGCTCACAAGATCTCAGGAAAGAATTACCTTCTGATTATAAAGTCAGATCTACAAGATCTGATGATTCTTATTCTGATGATCATGAGCAGCATAGAAGAGTATCACATGGGTATGATGGGAATCTggaatatcataaaaaaagcTTCAGTAGGGATAAACATGATAGGGAATACAATCCCAGAAGCTCAGAAAGGAACAGAAGTGATGGGCGGTCACATGAGCAGACTAGGCATAGGAGCAAGCGAGGTGATGCTGAAGTGACTAGGGTCAAGCAACATGAACTATCTTCCAGCATGCCCAAATATCGAGATAATAGAGCATTTTCATCTGTATCAAAACGTGTGAATGATTCCACCATGGAAAGAGATGATAGAAGATCAGAAGCTAAAGATAGATGGCAGAGGAAATCATATGGAAACAATTTATCAGAATCAATGGTCCAAAACTCATTTGATGATAGGTACGATCCTTCATCATTTGATGATATACTTGAGAATGATATTTCCTCTTGA